AGGATTATAAGGGTTGAGAGAGCCTATAGAAAGCCAAAGGGGATATACTGGGAGAGGATTGGTGAGGAGAAGCTAAGGGAGATCCCAATACTAGCCGAGATCCTCGGTGAGAGGGTGAAGCATGGTAAAAAATATAGACCATAGATCTCTGGGTTTGATATAGCATTGCGTTGCGTCTGGAAACCTCTATATGATCATCACTGCCACCGATCCCTCATCTAGATGGCTATCGAGTCTATTTTATCCCAGCTATAGCTCTTCAACAAGTATCGGGGCTTCAACAATCCTCTTAGAGCCTCTCCTAACTATTTCTAGCTCGATCACACCCCTATCTATGTTATCCTCAATCGCATTCCTCAGCTCGCTAGGTGTTGATATCTCTTTACCACCTGCCCTTAGAATCACATCTCCCCTCCTTATCCCTGCATCATCCGCCGGACTCCCCGGTATTGTTCTAACCACAACCACCCCTTTCCTCTCCGCTATACCCAGCATTCTGGCGAGCTCCGGGGTTAGCGGTGCTACGAAGACCCCTATCCAGGCTCTAACAGGTCTTCCATATCTCGATATAAGCGTTATAAACCTCTTAACCTGGTTAATAGGTATTGCGAAACCTATCCCCTGGGCAAACGGGATCATGGCTGTTGTGACCCCAACAGCTTCGCCCATCATATTTATAAGGGGTCCCCCGCTGTTGCCAGGGTTTATTGCTGCATCTGTTTGGAGAAGATCCTCGAGCACGATTCTACCTTCATTAGCTACAATGGTCCTCCCCTTCCCACTTATAACACCCATTGTTACTGAGGGGCCTGGGATCCCGAGTGGAGATCCTATTACAAGCACGACCTCTCCCACTCTTACCTTGTCTGAGTCGCCCATCCTGAGATATCTAGCCCCTGGCCTGTCGATCTCGAATAGCGCTAGATCCCTATATGGATCTCTTGCGAGAACCCTACCAACACCTACCTCGCCATCGCTATATATGATCCTAACACTGCTAGCAGATCCAACAACATGGCTATTAGTTATTGCAAGCCCCTCACCAACTATGAAGCCAGATCCAACACCCCTTACAGGGGCTTCTATAAGGGATAGAGGATCTATAGCCTCCACAACAACGGTGACTACCGAGTCTCTAACGCTTTCAACCAGGTTGGAGATCTCATCACTGAACTCCTTGATCCTACTCATCGTTCCATGCCCTAGATACTATTGATGCTGGGCTAAATAATGTATTAGCTATAGCTATCACCAAGATCCTCAAGCACTTGTTAGACCCTGGAATCATCTACTCATATGATGGGGATAAACAATCACAGCAGATCTGAAACCATTGCCTCCTCTATATAAGTTTCTGAGGCTCTTCTATATGGGGGTCTAGATGTATATAGTGAATATAGAGGCTGTTGAGTTCAAGGAGTTCAGCGAGAGAGGTGCCAAGGGTGTTAAGAGGAAAACACTTATCGATCCCAGCGTTGGTTCTAAGAGATTCTACCTTAGATACTATAGACTCGAGCCGGGGGGCCAGACGCCCTTAGATGTGCATGACTATGAGC
Above is a genomic segment from Sulfolobales archaeon containing:
- a CDS encoding trypsin-like peptidase domain-containing protein, with translation MSRIKEFSDEISNLVESVRDSVVTVVVEAIDPLSLIEAPVRGVGSGFIVGEGLAITNSHVVGSASSVRIIYSDGEVGVGRVLARDPYRDLALFEIDRPGARYLRMGDSDKVRVGEVVLVIGSPLGIPGPSVTMGVISGKGRTIVANEGRIVLEDLLQTDAAINPGNSGGPLINMMGEAVGVTTAMIPFAQGIGFAIPINQVKRFITLISRYGRPVRAWIGVFVAPLTPELARMLGIAERKGVVVVRTIPGSPADDAGIRRGDVILRAGGKEISTPSELRNAIEDNIDRGVIELEIVRRGSKRIVEAPILVEEL